The window CCTAAGACTTGAGACACTAATTTACAGTCAGTCACCTTCACAATTGGAAAATCGCaattattcagaaaaaaattataataattatagcaaatttttcaagtttataCATATATTGAATAGTCTAATTTtacgcattttaatttttaaatttaaaaaatttctcagATGATaaccaaatatttaaacataaaaGACGAAAAGTTTTTCTCGTCCTTGAAAAGATTGTAAACTTTGGGACTAAACTTATTGCTAGCTAAAGTCACTAATAGACAACAGGTTATTAACCCGGAAATTGCTTCCATGATAAGATAAAACGAACAAACTCAAAAACCATTCTCaagaaaatttaacaattaagGTACAGTTgaaattattgaataaaatttttttcagcgACTTACAattctacttttttttaaacactgtcAAGTCAATAAAAACAACTAAATTAGCTcctaattaaagaaaattcgTTGTTAATAGAAAAAGCCAATAAACAATGTTTTACCTATGGATTGACGACAGACTGCCTTCGTTAATCTGCtccgcaatttttttatgctccACTTCCGTGATAACATCACTGATAATCCCGTCCAGAATTTCATTGACCACTTCCACACTCCCGGGATCAATTTCCTCCTTACCCTCCACACTGTCTTCAATTTTCAACGACTTGACCGACTTCGTATCAATCCCATTACAAGAACTGTTCAATTGAATTTCAGATTGTACTTCAGCATCGAGTGCTTGATTCTCCATTCgagtaaaaataacattaagcATTTGTGTCAAAGTGGCAATTGCTGTGGTCTGATTGATGAGATTTTTACTCGCTAGGAAAATATTGTAACACGTCCGAACAGCCAAAAGAACGGTCCCTTCATGGACCTCCACATGTTGGCTCGTGACGACAGTCAGCAGCGCCTTGATTATCTGCAACTGCACCCCCTCGTCGGTCTGGGGCCCCGTAAAACAGGCACAGATCGTTTCGACAATTCGGTCAATCAGGAGCTTTCCGGGAGTGGTTGAGTCCGGGACGTTGGCTGTGAGGTGTCCGTAGGCGATCAGTTTTTGCAAACAATCCAGGGCCGTAACGACAATCCGGGCCGATCTGCTCTGGCATGCAAGTTCAAAAGGCAGGAAGTATTTTTCGGTGGTGAGGACGTTGACTTCGCCACTTTTTGGCATCGGGAGAGCGTCGGAAACTTTCTCTCCGTCTGGAGTTTCATCCTTCACTTCCTTCTTGATGTcctctattaaaaaaaaatacaacatgCTTATACAAGGTGGTCCAGCacagctcccgtcttctgtagctctgTTATTAGTACAGTTggacttttaatattttgttgacgttatttatactttaGGAGGTATGGGGTTGTCTAAGACTAAGGCttgaaagtttgaaaataaattgtaaacaccctgtagtaattcagtTCAAACAAACTTAATTAGTAAGTCTGTTAGACCTTGTTTAAGACGTACCTACTAATAATATCATCAAGAATGAaccgtttctattttttattaatttttaaaacaaaaggtgtaaaactgatttttttggtttttatttttttaaccaattttaaaaaaaactttagaaacatgtaagaagctagaAAGGCATCctaatgagcacaaaaaataatagtatgccgttaaaaaatattatgttgaGGTCATCCTTTTTTTGAGAcgctctgtataatcaaaaatatttccttaaaatgtGTCCTagaacataaataatatatacaaaatatcaaaagtctgTTAGACCTGGTTCAAGACGTACGTACTAATATCATcaagaaaaaaactgtttctattttttattaacttttaaaactaaaggtgtaaaactaattttttgagtttttatttttttaaccgatttaaaaaaaactttaggaacatgtaagaagctagaAAGGCATCCTAATAAgcacacaaaaataatagcatgccaataaaaaatattatgttgaggtcatacttttttttgagacgctctgtataatcaaaaatatttccttgaaatgtgtcctagaacataaataatatttacaaaatatcaaaagtctgTTAGACCTGGTTCAAGACGTACGTACTAATATCATcaagaaaaaaactgtttctattttttattaacttttaaaactaaaggtgtaaaactgattttttttatttttatttttttaaccgattaaaaaaaaattaggaacatgtaagaagctagaAAGACATCCTAATAAgcacacaaaaataatagcatgccaataaaaaatattatgctgaagtcatattttttttttgagacgctctgtataatcaaaaatatttcattgaaATGTGTCCCagaacataaataatatttacaaaatatcaCAAGTCTGTTAGACCTGGTTCAAGACGTACGTACTAATATCATcaagaaaaaaactgtttctattttttattaagttttaaaactaaaggtgtaaaattgatttttttggtttttatttttttaaccgatttaaaaaaaactttaggaacatgtaagaagctagaAAGGCATCCCAATAAgcacacaaaaataatagcatgccaataaaaaatattatgctgaagtcatacttttttgagacgctctgtataatcaaaaatatttccttgaaatgtgtcctagaacataaataatatttacaaaatatcaaaagtctgTTAGACCTGGTTCAAGACGTACGTACTAATATCatgaagaaaaaaactgtttctattttttattaatttttaaaactaaaggtgtaaaattgatttttttggtttttatttttgtaaccgatttaaaaaaaactttaggaacatgtaagaagctagaAAGGCATCctaatgagcacaaaaaaataatagtatgccattaaaaagttatacattttttggggcgctctgtataatcaaaaatatttccttGAAATGTGTTCTAGagcataaataatatttacaaaatatcaaaagtctgTTAGACCTGGTTCAAGACGTACGTATTAATATCATcaagaaaaaaactgtttctattttttattaatttttacaactaaaggtgtaaaacaaattttttgggtttttatttttgtaaccgatttaaaaaactttagaaacatgtaagaagctagaAAGGCATCCTAATAAgcacacaaaaataatagcatgccaataaaaaatattatgctgaagtcatactttttttgagacgctctgtataatcaaaaatatttccttgaaatgtgtcctagaacataaataatatttacaaaatatcaaaaatatcaaaagtctgTTAGACCTGGTTCAAGACGTACGTATTAATATCATcaagaaaaaaactgtttctattttttattaatttttacaactaaaggtgtaaaactaattttttgggtttttattttttaaccgatttaaaaaaactttaggaacatgtaagaagctagaAAGGCATCCTAATAAgcacacaaaaataatagcatgccaataaaaatattatgttgaagtcatactttttttgagacgctctgtataatcaaaaatatttccttaaaatgtGTCCTAGAAcacaaataatatttacaaaatatcaaaaatatcaaaagtctgTTAGACCTTGTTTAAGACGTACCTACTAATAATATCATCAAGAACGAaccgtttctattttttattaatttttaaaacaaaaggtgtaaaactgatttttttggtttttatttttttaaccgattttaaaaaaaactttaggaacatgtaagaagctagaAAGGCATCCCAATAAgcacacaaaaataatagcatgccaataaaaaatattatgctgaagtcatactttttttaagacgctctgtataatcaaaaatatttccttgaaatgtgtcctagaacataaataatatttacaaaatatcaaaagtctgTTAGACCTGGTTCAAGACGTACGTACTAATATCATcaagaaaaaaactgtttctgttttttattaatttttaaaactaaaggtgtaaaactgattttttttatttttatttttttaaccgattaaaaaaaaattaggaacatgtaagaagctagaAAGGCATCCTAATAAgcacacaaaaataatagcatgccaataaaaaatattatgctgaagtcatacttttttgagacgctctgtataatcaaaaatatttccttGAAATGTGTCCTAAAGCATAAGTGACATTtagaaaatatcaaaacttcaatttaaataacaactgagctacagaagacggaaGCTGGGTTGAACTACCCTGTAtatactaataatttttttaaaaaacggcagccgcagtaaaaattttatttatgccCCGatttcaaatataaaaattaattaaaggaaTTTTAATAGAGTACAGAGTGTTTACGAAGTCTTAGTCTAAACCACATTAGTAAAATGTTGCGGATAACGGAGATGATACAATAACTTTCTGAAGAAGACCCTGTTTAAATTTGGCAACTAACCCGAAATTAAAAGATCATTGgcattaatcaaaaataccTGTCACAATTgtcatttaattataaattataaaaaatctgGTATCCatagtaaaatttaaaaaaactaaaaaaattatctccactaacaaaaatattttaagattcTTTAGTATATGCTTTCTTTCACATATTATTTAACTCAACCAACTCAACGCCACAACTTCGTGAATACCCCCTGTATAAGCTGAtgattttacattttgttttttttttttttggttggttagcaacatgttttaaattattacgttccaacaaaaaatatttgaataaaaacgcttaaagttctcgggtgtctaggtatgtaactcgcatacgctcgttgtaTAACAACATCCCTCGTACTTTAAGCTTGTTTTTTTCGCacttatattattaataactatagtACATTTTAggcaacttattttaaattagaaccTATATTTTTCCTTTCATAATTTGGAAGATATTAGTTCTTTTGAAATGAACAAAAGTTGGTAAAATGTAGTTGTATGGTATCAAACTACAATGCcattaaaaaacagtaaataaaaaagaatattgttaacattttttcaaatatacttGAAACATATCTGTTAAGTAATAAAATCATTCAATGAGTTTATTTGTAAATGACTTGTAACagattatttttgcatctagAGTTTATTaggttttatcaattttttttcaatgtttctaCAGAAAAGACAATTTGCTAATCAACGTTAATTTTGTTGTATcaagaaattttaatgttagtCGAGATAATCAAGCTGAACGTGATTTCACAtaaattcatataaaaaagaatgatAGTTATTTTGATGGCCTCAAAAAAGCCGATTTGTCATTTCAAAAAAtgctaatttttgtattaagttCAAAGCTGTAGGCTCTAAGTAACAGAGCATAATGTATTCGAATTTTTCGGACAATTTTTCGTCGATTTCTAGACGTTTTGGACGACTTCAGGCTTAAAAACGCCTCAACGTATatgttatttcaaaaatttcgtctggaattgttttcgaaacATTCCAAAAGTgttaataacttgaaaactactACAACTCGCAGAACAGTTTAAGTACACATAATTTGATGtatagaaaacatttttttaagttttacaaTCTTTAACAATGTTTGAAAGACTACACAAATTTCTAAATCCttgaaatttccaatttgaaagtcaaaacaataataaaaattgtaggtttttaaaaaatctgaccGTAGCCAAGCAAGCAAATGTTGGTAGAAATAACTTATCTGATGTAGAGTTCCTACATAGGGACTCGAATCTGATGTATCTGATCATACGAATAAACACCTCTATGAATATGAATTAAAGTATTTACATTTAGACTTAACTAATACTTATAAATATCTGCATATAAGTAGATACTAACTATTAGGAATAAGTGTTCCAAAAAGGCTGCTTCGGTTGGTAACTTTCGTCCGCAGTTTGCACCCCTGCATTCGTTCAAGAGTCGCCAACCGAAACAGTAACTCTGGATCACCCTATAGGtgcaaaatttgaacaaaatttcttgtttttttcgCACGATACATACCAAGAGCCACCTCGCAGGCCCGCTTCAGCTGCGAATGGTGTGACCTCTTGATTTCCTTGTCATTGAGGATCTTTTCCAGCGCTCGCAAGATGAACATTTCTTTGGTTTTAGAGTTCGATTGCATCATTAATCTACTGGTGGTTGAATCAGTTAAAACCCTTGAAAAGAGGGATCATGACTTGTGACGTGTTGAACTAACAGATATTGAACGATTCTTTGTACGCATTTGCACTAATGAAGGGTTTTGCGTGACAGATGTGCCGATTCGAGTCTCTACACGTAAACATTCGCTTTATAACACTGTTAACTTTGGCAATTTTCAGTAATGTgcttttttaaacacttttatgTTTATCCGTAACTGGACATGTCACACACCTGTCAAATTACGATCGTAAGATTTTGACAAATGACAGCAAGGTAGGCAACCCACACAACATTGAGcccaaataaaaatagaacaaattaatttaaggcacagaaaacaaattaattgaaaGGCATTCACTACATTGCTTTTTTCGTCGTCTGCGTGTTATCACGTATCAAAAAAACCGCCGTGGGGGGGCTACGAGTTCGCGCTCAAATGAAATCTACATTTTGGTTTGAAACTTTGCTAAATTTTGTCAATCACcatattttttgggttttattaaacaaactcacgtaaataatcataaaatacTACTTTATTTAGTCATAGTCGCTATatagtataataaaaataaatatatcatTGCTTGTCTTTAATAAGCCACTTGGTCATCGCACCATGCGAGCGCTTTGTCTCCGCGAAATGGACAAGTTTGAGCTTGCCGCTGAGAGAGGCCTATTGGCCTTTTCGATTTTCCGTTGCCTGTCCATAGCAATAATCCCCATTTGTTCTTTGGTCGAAAGTGTGAAAAAAATGTCATGGAATGCATAACACGCAGCTGAAACTTGCTGAATCAGTCGTCGGTGGAGCTCCACATCGGCAGGTTCAATCACTTCGGCATTGTGTAATTGGATGGCGCACAAAAGGGCGTCTTTTATCGTATCAATCAGCCCTTGCACCTTTTCAGTCCTGATAAGTCGCCTAACTAAATAACCCCTCACTGCAGCCCCTATCACACTCGCCGCCCTGTCCTTGTCCATATTTTTCGCATTACGGAGGTTGACAACGTTGAGGGGGCTGCCATGTGGCGTCGTCTCCGACGATAATACTGAGTAGTAAAGGGACTGGCTTGAGATTGAAACAGTCATTGATTTGTCAGgggttgtaaatttttcagtcaCACTTTTCTGCTCCTCCTGTtgcttattcaaaatttcgaGGATGTTTCGGGCGTGTTCTTGGGGCAGTTTATCCAGGATTTCCCGCAGTTGGGGCTCCACTGTCGTCACAGTGACCTGCTGAACTACAAGACAAATGACGACAAGTGGCAACACGTGATTGGTTTATTTTCCCGAATGACAGAAAAACCGTTTAATGtcaaaatgatcaaaaaacaGGTTCATACTTTTATacaaatctcaaaaaatagtTCACGGTTCAGTACCAAACAAAAGCATGAACTCTGTACAAAATTGCGcactttttatttagtttttacgCGTTTGTTGAGGTTTTTTAGAGTAAAATGATGTTCAATTATAAATCTTTTCCTAAAAGCGTTTTTTCACCATCAAGTTCTTCggggaatcatagttggctatgacattttcgaaaagttttttttgaattaaaaactgttaaatttttctatacttttgataaaaaatatatttcaaatatttgaaagtagttggccatggaaaagccatttcaaatttaaaaacaaataatttttattaaccgcaaatttgatctaataataatttattatgctgttttttaattaattactttaaaaaatcattaaagtataaatacttgttgggtaatatatttttcacagttttaaatgaaaatccaattttttttttcatggcctactataaaaaagcgaaattatttctttttttttaatatttaaaaataatgtattacacaaataactcagaaaataactcaaaaatatcacagccgcctgtgattcctatttaaaaaaattaaattttatgttattacagttcTCTATAAAAAAtgcctgtataatgtctttgtaTCAAATGTGTTGcttttataataaagaagatataaattttttaattaatttaaataattatttaatttcgaTTTCTGCATTCTCATGCCATCTAGTGGTGAAAAAGTATTACTCGTTTCTATGGTGACGGTTTAGTTCGCCTGAGGCGCCCCCTTAAGAGTGTGCTTGAGGTAAAATTTACCTGAAACGTCCGTGTCGACGACCTGTAACGGGGGCTCCCGCTCGCTGTCGATCACCGTGATTGGAGACAAGCTCCGAGACTCATTCTCTTCCATTTCTATGCATTTGCGGGCCTCTTTCTCCAAATGGGCCAAAAGAATGGGGCTGGGGCTCTCCAAAGTGTACGAGTTGCTCCGAATCAACTTTGGAGGGGTGACTCGTTCCTCGTTACCCATCACTTTCACCCCCTCATCACTGTACTCACTAACATCGATAGTCTCACTTGTTAAgttctgtagttttttgtAAGTGTCGTAAGGCACGGGACTAGATGAATGAACTGAAGAATCCTCAACAAAAGTCAATTGATTCTCAAGGGTGGTCTGCTTCGGTATTGTCAGGTCTTTGGTTTTGTCTTGGAGCCTCTCAAGGTCGACTAAACATTGCTGGAAAAGTCGGTTCCTTTCGTGCTTTTTTTCTAACTCGATTGCTTTTCGTTTGTATTCGAGGCATTCCTCACGGACTTTTTGTGTGACCTGGGGAACAGTTAAAAAGTGGTCTTTTTGAAAGAGTTTTTTACCAAAGGAGGTATTATTGGGGTGCCCCTGATTTTGATACACGAAGTGTAGGGACGATTTGATGACATTTCAGGGCCCAAAGCGTTGTTAAGAAACCCATAAACGGCGGCTGTAGTTATTTTTGATATGTTTGTATTGGAGGTTAGGTGTCAAAGCTTGCACCATTTCCCCCACCATTCTCGTTTTCTACAGCCAAGTTCACACcaggaaaattatcaaaataatctaatgtgtttctattacaaattaaaacttaactgcatttaatttctgcatttttttctcatattcAGGCAAtgcaaactgatttttttcactgtctttatatcctgcaattttctttattttttctggaGATTAAGCACTTCGATAGGG of the Tribolium castaneum strain GA2 chromosome 1, icTriCast1.1, whole genome shotgun sequence genome contains:
- the Cp110 gene encoding centriolar coiled-coil protein of 110 kDa, producing MSSNRPYTSCIKIRGTPIIPPLVTQKVREECLEYKRKAIELEKKHERNRLFQQCLVDLERLQDKTKDLTIPKQTTLENQLTFVEDSSVHSSSPVPYDTYKKLQNLTSETIDVSEYSDEGVKVMGNEERVTPPKLIRSNSYTLESPSPILLAHLEKEARKCIEMEENESRSLSPITVIDSEREPPLQVVDTDVSVQQVTVTTVEPQLREILDKLPQEHARNILEILNKQQEEQKSVTEKFTTPDKSMTVSISSQSLYYSVLSSETTPHGSPLNVVNLRNAKNMDKDRAASVIGAAVRGYLVRRLIRTEKVQGLIDTIKDALLCAIQLHNAEVIEPADVELHRRLIQQVSAACYAFHDIFFTLSTKEQMGIIAMDRQRKIEKANRPLSAASSNLSISRRQSARMVR